The following are encoded together in the Hemicordylus capensis ecotype Gifberg chromosome 4, rHemCap1.1.pri, whole genome shotgun sequence genome:
- the AKAIN1 gene encoding A-kinase anchor protein inhibitor 1, with protein sequence MVFASGDKSGNDQEEAKLQNASKQIVRAAIEQAVQQLSQESQQKEKATNSSVSLQLERGQLTKKHEKK encoded by the exons ATGGTCTTTGCTTCAG GGGATAAATCTGGAAATGACCAAGAAGAAGCCAAGCTGCAGAATGCCAGCAAACAGATAGTGCGTGCGGCCATTGAACAGGCTGtacagcagctctcccaggagaGCCAGCAAAAGGAGAAGGCAACAAACAGCAGTGTGAGCCTGCAGCTTGAAAGAGGTCAATTAACCAAGAAGCATGAAAAGAAGTAA